From the Paludibacterium paludis genome, one window contains:
- the hemH gene encoding ferrochelatase → MSRYLTEPEFRHDSSLRTGIVLINLGTPDSPTPGALRPYLREFLSDPRVIEIPRALWWVILNGFILTTRPAKSAAKYASIWRDDGSPLLSNTRSLTAAVSRLLAREGRDDLVVDYAMRYGNPSVESVIRRLREQGVDRLLIVPLYPQYAASSSGTALDEVFRVLMKSRNMPEVRTVRHFHDDPGYIGALAASISRHWQANGKPDKLMMSFHGVPRFTRDKGDPYYCECRKTARLLAERLELADSDYVVTFQSRFGRAEWLTPYTSEVARELGQAGTGVLDVVCPGFVGDCLETLEEIAMEVKQDFLLAGGGQFRYIPCLNDNEDWATALTRIVQTQLGGWFRRDDGEGEKRSRAARDLGAKQ, encoded by the coding sequence ATGTCCCGTTACCTGACCGAGCCCGAGTTCCGTCACGACAGTTCCCTACGCACCGGCATCGTGCTGATCAACCTGGGCACCCCCGACTCGCCGACACCCGGCGCATTGCGGCCCTATCTGCGCGAGTTCCTCTCTGACCCGCGGGTCATCGAAATTCCGCGCGCGCTGTGGTGGGTGATTCTCAACGGTTTTATCCTGACCACCCGTCCCGCCAAATCCGCCGCGAAATATGCCTCCATCTGGCGCGATGACGGCTCGCCGCTCTTGAGCAATACCCGCTCGCTGACCGCGGCGGTAAGCCGTCTGCTCGCACGGGAAGGCCGTGACGATCTGGTTGTCGACTACGCCATGCGCTATGGCAACCCCTCCGTGGAGTCGGTGATCCGACGCCTGCGCGAACAGGGCGTCGACCGGCTGCTGATCGTGCCGCTCTACCCCCAGTATGCGGCCTCGTCCAGCGGCACGGCGCTGGACGAGGTGTTCCGCGTGCTGATGAAGTCGCGCAACATGCCCGAAGTCCGCACGGTCAGGCATTTTCATGACGATCCCGGCTATATCGGGGCGCTGGCCGCGTCGATTTCCCGCCACTGGCAGGCCAACGGCAAGCCGGACAAGCTGATGATGAGTTTTCACGGGGTGCCGCGCTTCACGCGGGACAAGGGCGATCCCTATTACTGCGAATGCCGCAAGACGGCGCGCCTTCTGGCCGAACGTCTCGAACTGGCCGACAGCGACTATGTCGTGACCTTCCAGAGCCGCTTCGGCCGCGCCGAATGGCTCACGCCCTATACCAGCGAAGTCGCCCGGGAACTCGGACAGGCCGGCACCGGCGTGCTGGATGTCGTCTGCCCCGGATTTGTCGGCGACTGCCTTGAAACGCTGGAGGAAATCGCCATGGAAGTGAAGCAGGATTTCCTTTTGGCCGGCGGAGGCCAATTTCGCTACATACCCTGCCTGAACGATAACGAGGACTGGGCAACCGCCTTGACCCGCATCGTGCAAACCCAGCTGGGAGGCTGGTTCCGGCGCGATGACGGCGAAGGGGAAAAACGCAGCCGGGCTGCCAGGGATCTTGGCGCGAAGCAGTAA
- a CDS encoding branched-chain amino acid ABC transporter substrate-binding protein, whose amino-acid sequence MKQVTRLSLIAAAVMALSACGNKDQGAPAGSASAPAAAAEGGDAVVKIGQVSPMSGPIAHLGKDNEYGAKLAVEDLNAEGVTIGGKKIKFELVSEDDQGDPKVGTQVAQRLVDAGVVGVVGHLNSGTTIPASKIYSDAGLPQISPSATAVDYTKQGYKTTFRVIANDLQQGKALGEFAIDGLKAKKVAVIDDRTAYGQGLADEFEKAVKGKGGNVVKREFTNDKASDFKAILTSIKASQPDVVFYGGMDAQSAPLVKQMKELGIKAKLMSGDGSQTPTFIKLAGDASEGQYASSCGVPPDKMPGFKSFNDKFKSKFNAEVQIYAPFEYDAVRVLVDAMKRANSTDPKVYLPEVAKTDYSGVTGKIAFDEKGDVKNGAVTVYQVKNGKWEVVSTVGGQ is encoded by the coding sequence ATGAAACAAGTCACTCGCTTGAGCCTCATCGCCGCCGCCGTCATGGCCTTGTCCGCGTGCGGCAACAAGGATCAGGGCGCGCCCGCCGGGTCCGCGTCGGCGCCTGCCGCCGCCGCGGAGGGCGGCGACGCCGTTGTCAAGATCGGTCAGGTCTCGCCGATGTCGGGGCCCATCGCCCACCTGGGCAAGGATAACGAATACGGCGCCAAACTCGCCGTCGAGGATCTGAATGCCGAAGGCGTCACCATCGGCGGCAAGAAGATCAAGTTCGAACTGGTCTCGGAGGATGACCAGGGCGACCCGAAGGTCGGCACGCAAGTCGCTCAGCGGCTGGTTGACGCCGGTGTCGTCGGCGTTGTCGGCCATCTGAACTCCGGCACCACCATTCCGGCCTCCAAGATCTACTCCGACGCCGGTCTTCCGCAGATCTCCCCGTCCGCGACGGCCGTGGACTATACCAAACAAGGCTACAAGACCACCTTCCGCGTCATCGCCAATGACCTGCAACAGGGCAAGGCGCTTGGCGAATTCGCCATTGACGGCCTGAAAGCCAAGAAAGTGGCGGTAATCGATGACCGGACAGCGTACGGCCAGGGGCTGGCCGACGAGTTCGAGAAGGCGGTCAAGGGCAAGGGCGGCAATGTGGTGAAGCGCGAATTCACCAATGACAAGGCCAGCGACTTCAAGGCCATTCTGACCTCCATCAAGGCAAGCCAGCCCGACGTGGTTTTCTACGGTGGCATGGACGCGCAGTCCGCGCCGCTGGTCAAGCAGATGAAGGAGCTGGGCATCAAGGCCAAGCTGATGAGCGGCGACGGATCCCAGACTCCGACCTTCATCAAGCTGGCGGGCGACGCATCGGAAGGCCAGTACGCGTCCAGCTGCGGCGTCCCCCCGGACAAGATGCCCGGATTCAAGTCCTTCAACGACAAGTTCAAGAGCAAATTCAACGCCGAGGTGCAAATCTACGCGCCGTTCGAGTATGACGCCGTTCGTGTGCTGGTCGACGCGATGAAACGCGCCAACTCCACCGATCCCAAGGTTTACCTGCCGGAAGTCGCCAAAACCGACTATTCGGGCGTGACCGGAAAAATCGCCTTCGACGAGAAAGGCGACGTGAAAAACGGCGCGGTGACGGTTTACCAGGTCAAAAACGGCAAATGGGAAGTGGTCTCGACGGTGGGCGGCCAGTAA
- a CDS encoding TonB-dependent hemoglobin/transferrin/lactoferrin family receptor: MNALPPSLRLKTLLLLCAAAWPVSQAAAETQLPAVEVRGSRVPTPGKSEISAADIERQQATSVPQLLDTLPGVDLSGSMRPGGQSLNIWGFGAVEDVKVILDGAPKGFEKYRQGSVFIEPELIRRIEVDKGPHSSLYSNNGGFGGTVRIETKDAADLLMPGESFGALLKSGYHSNDKETSGSASVYGASNDRRFDILASGTLRRSGNLRRTNGQEYRYSRNHNDAALLKTSWRQGDSRFTLSLIENRGEGWSPFDAKRGEIPTPTDAEIARYGEDEAWRRKVLWRDTDDSTLSATWRYAPVDRPWLNLTVRWTDARTRQHDKRPDSVTAGFPSTGGNESWTTYRDRQAEIINEAAFATGELNHVLTTGVQWHDNRRDTMMFTKQYATSANHHYGWMQPYYMPSGRQETLGGFVQESLTRGATTLTGAARFDQVTTHGVPNLAPAYNNPAGGHDYRPTRHSGWSPRLGAIWRATSRLSFYADVSKTWRAPLIDETYEVQSAGTSAPATSRSLKKERITAWRAGLLVSADSVLSESDRLSFAATLFRNDVHNNIEKRFGVMVEPGSAKPPRLSFYRNLPGYRTEGVELESSWDSRSAFAGISLSWMRGKHHGTIRNPWGQDAPVMDVAPAKMLATLGAKWPVYGLSAGWQGRFVAAQDEVPGNVEDAAAYQYPKSKGYALHGLFAQWQGRGALKRYAAGLAIDNLFNRDYTPYLAEGVYAPGRNIKLSLSVRL, encoded by the coding sequence ATGAATGCATTACCCCCCTCCCTTCGCCTGAAAACCCTGTTGTTGCTGTGCGCCGCCGCCTGGCCGGTGTCGCAGGCCGCAGCCGAGACCCAGTTGCCGGCCGTCGAGGTTCGCGGCAGCCGGGTGCCCACCCCGGGAAAAAGCGAGATTTCAGCGGCCGATATCGAGCGCCAGCAAGCCACTTCGGTGCCGCAGCTGCTCGATACCCTGCCGGGAGTCGACCTGTCCGGTTCCATGCGCCCTGGCGGACAATCGCTCAACATCTGGGGCTTTGGCGCTGTCGAGGACGTCAAGGTCATTCTCGACGGCGCGCCCAAAGGCTTTGAAAAATACCGCCAGGGATCGGTGTTCATCGAACCGGAACTGATCCGCCGCATCGAGGTGGACAAGGGGCCTCACTCCTCGCTGTACAGCAATAACGGGGGGTTCGGCGGCACAGTCCGCATCGAGACCAAGGACGCCGCCGATCTTCTCATGCCGGGAGAGTCGTTCGGCGCGCTGCTCAAAAGTGGCTACCACAGCAACGACAAGGAGACGTCGGGCTCCGCTTCGGTGTACGGCGCCAGCAATGACCGGCGCTTCGACATATTGGCCTCCGGCACCCTGCGCCGCTCTGGCAATCTGCGCCGAACCAACGGGCAGGAATACCGCTATTCGCGCAACCACAACGACGCGGCCCTGCTCAAGACCTCGTGGCGTCAGGGCGACAGCCGTTTCACGCTCTCCCTGATCGAAAACCGCGGCGAAGGATGGTCGCCTTTCGATGCCAAGCGCGGCGAAATCCCGACGCCGACCGACGCGGAGATCGCCCGCTACGGGGAAGATGAGGCGTGGCGGCGCAAGGTGCTGTGGCGCGACACGGACGACAGCACCCTGTCCGCGACCTGGCGCTACGCGCCCGTCGATCGTCCCTGGCTCAATCTGACGGTGCGCTGGACCGATGCGCGCACACGCCAGCATGACAAGCGCCCCGACTCGGTGACGGCCGGATTTCCCTCGACGGGGGGCAACGAAAGCTGGACCACGTACCGTGACCGCCAGGCCGAAATCATCAATGAAGCGGCGTTCGCGACCGGCGAACTGAACCACGTGCTGACCACGGGCGTGCAATGGCACGACAACCGGCGCGACACGATGATGTTCACCAAACAGTATGCGACCAGCGCCAATCATCATTACGGCTGGATGCAGCCGTATTACATGCCCTCAGGACGGCAGGAAACCCTGGGAGGATTCGTGCAGGAATCGCTGACCCGCGGCGCCACGACGCTCACCGGCGCGGCACGGTTCGATCAGGTGACGACCCATGGCGTGCCCAACCTGGCGCCGGCTTACAATAATCCGGCCGGGGGACACGACTATCGCCCGACCCGTCATAGCGGCTGGTCTCCGCGACTGGGCGCCATTTGGCGCGCCACCTCACGGCTGAGTTTCTATGCGGACGTCAGCAAAACCTGGCGCGCGCCGCTGATCGACGAAACATACGAGGTGCAAAGCGCCGGAACGTCGGCCCCGGCGACCAGCCGTTCCCTCAAAAAGGAACGGATCACAGCCTGGCGCGCAGGCCTTCTGGTCAGCGCCGACTCGGTGCTGAGCGAATCGGACCGCCTCTCGTTCGCCGCCACGCTGTTCCGCAACGACGTGCACAATAATATCGAGAAACGCTTCGGCGTCATGGTCGAGCCGGGTTCGGCGAAGCCTCCCCGACTGAGTTTTTACCGGAACTTGCCGGGCTACCGCACGGAAGGCGTTGAACTGGAAAGCAGCTGGGACAGTCGTTCGGCATTCGCCGGCATTTCGCTGTCGTGGATGCGTGGCAAGCATCACGGCACCATCCGCAATCCCTGGGGGCAAGATGCGCCGGTAATGGATGTGGCGCCGGCGAAAATGCTGGCGACGCTGGGCGCGAAATGGCCGGTGTACGGACTTTCGGCGGGCTGGCAGGGCCGGTTCGTGGCGGCGCAGGACGAGGTGCCGGGCAATGTGGAAGACGCCGCCGCCTACCAGTACCCGAAGTCCAAAGGCTATGCGCTGCACGGGCTGTTCGCGCAATGGCAAGGACGTGGCGCGCTAAAACGCTACGCGGCGGGCCTTGCCATCGACAATCTGTTCAATCGGGACTACACCCCTTACCTTGCCGAAGGCGTGTATGCGCCGGGGCGCAACATCAAGCTGTCCTTGTCGGTCCGCTTGTGA
- a CDS encoding crotonase/enoyl-CoA hydratase family protein, with protein MDYTAIKVEQRGAVAIVSFNRESKANSLDEASWKELRNAMRWCDDTPEVRAVVLSGEGRHFCSGIDLAMLMGVQGIIKDDCEARMREKLRRLILDLQDCVTSLEHCRKPVIAAVHGVCLGGGLDIALAADFRFASADAVFGVREVDVGMVADVGTLQRLPRVVGEGVAREMALTGRDVKADEALAFRLVNRVLPDAEAVKVAALECAELIAAKSPLAVRGSKEILNYGRDHSIADGLNHVATWNAAMLISDDIQKAGMAAMMKTRPVFRD; from the coding sequence ATGGACTACACGGCAATCAAGGTGGAGCAAAGGGGCGCTGTCGCCATCGTCAGCTTCAATCGCGAAAGCAAGGCCAACTCACTGGATGAGGCGAGCTGGAAGGAGTTGCGCAATGCCATGCGCTGGTGCGATGACACGCCGGAAGTGCGCGCGGTGGTATTGAGCGGGGAGGGCCGCCATTTCTGTTCGGGCATCGATCTTGCCATGCTGATGGGCGTGCAGGGCATCATCAAGGATGACTGCGAGGCGCGCATGCGGGAAAAACTGCGCCGCCTGATTCTCGATCTGCAGGATTGCGTGACCAGTCTGGAACACTGCCGCAAGCCGGTGATCGCGGCCGTGCACGGTGTGTGTCTTGGCGGTGGGCTGGATATCGCGCTGGCGGCGGATTTTCGTTTCGCCTCGGCCGACGCGGTATTCGGTGTGCGGGAGGTCGACGTCGGCATGGTGGCCGATGTCGGCACCCTGCAGCGACTGCCGCGCGTGGTGGGCGAGGGGGTCGCGCGGGAAATGGCTCTGACCGGCCGCGATGTGAAGGCGGACGAAGCGCTGGCTTTCCGGCTGGTGAACCGGGTGCTGCCGGATGCCGAAGCGGTCAAGGTCGCCGCACTGGAATGCGCCGAGCTCATCGCCGCCAAGTCACCGCTCGCGGTACGCGGCAGCAAGGAAATCCTCAACTACGGCCGGGATCACAGCATCGCCGACGGATTGAATCATGTGGCCACCTGGAACGCCGCCATGCTGATTTCCGACGATATCCAGAAAGCCGGCATGGCCGCCATGATGAAAACCCGCCCGGTGTTCCGCGACTGA
- a CDS encoding DUF4442 domain-containing protein — protein MEYRSNSMSRLAAKAGRLPAGLRSFVLTRAFGRIVPFLGTAGLCFEEVTQQRLIVSIRNRRKVQNHIKGVHAAAMALLAETATGFVVGMNVPDDKLMLLKSMHVNYTRRSQGDMRAVATLDEAQIQRMYVEEKGDVTVNVTVTDESGEAPVQCEMVWTWIPKKRPQ, from the coding sequence ATGGAGTATCGCAGCAACAGCATGAGCCGGCTGGCGGCCAAGGCGGGCCGTCTGCCGGCCGGCCTGAGAAGTTTTGTCCTGACGCGCGCTTTCGGCCGCATTGTTCCGTTTCTCGGCACGGCGGGGCTGTGCTTCGAGGAAGTGACTCAGCAGCGGTTGATCGTTTCCATCCGCAATCGCCGAAAGGTTCAGAACCACATCAAGGGCGTGCACGCCGCGGCGATGGCGCTCTTGGCCGAAACGGCCACGGGCTTCGTGGTCGGAATGAATGTCCCGGACGATAAATTGATGCTGCTCAAGTCGATGCATGTCAATTACACGCGCCGCTCCCAGGGCGACATGCGCGCCGTCGCCACCCTCGACGAAGCGCAGATCCAGCGCATGTATGTAGAAGAAAAGGGCGATGTGACGGTCAATGTCACGGTGACCGACGAGTCCGGGGAAGCGCCGGTCCAGTGCGAAATGGTGTGGACCTGGATTCCGAAGAAACGCCCGCAATAA
- a CDS encoding TetR/AcrR family transcriptional regulator, which translates to MKPANDPQNDTRKRILDIAEQLLLTRGFNAFSYQHISRELGVRNAAIHYHFPKKSDLGVALIQRYRRRLARFVEACADQRCEKQLEQFFDVAYAYFDKDEQVCPSGMLSTEYHTLPEEMQHEAAAFIEAMRLWAVQIVTTGRDSGEFRFQGEPESVGMLLFAALQGALQLARVNPVYLHDIRKQLRATLGVADSIAHQTNEG; encoded by the coding sequence ATGAAACCTGCCAACGACCCGCAAAACGACACCCGCAAACGCATTCTCGACATCGCCGAGCAGTTGCTGTTGACTCGCGGGTTCAACGCTTTCAGCTACCAGCACATCAGCCGGGAGCTTGGCGTGCGCAATGCCGCCATTCATTACCACTTTCCCAAGAAGTCCGATCTGGGCGTCGCCCTGATACAACGGTACCGGCGCCGGCTGGCGCGGTTTGTCGAGGCTTGCGCGGATCAGCGCTGCGAAAAGCAGCTCGAGCAGTTTTTCGACGTGGCCTACGCCTACTTCGACAAGGATGAGCAGGTTTGCCCCAGTGGCATGCTTTCAACCGAATACCATACCTTGCCGGAGGAAATGCAACACGAAGCCGCCGCCTTCATTGAAGCGATGCGCCTGTGGGCGGTGCAAATCGTCACGACCGGCCGCGATAGCGGCGAATTCCGCTTCCAGGGCGAACCCGAGTCCGTGGGCATGCTGCTGTTCGCGGCATTGCAGGGCGCCTTGCAACTGGCCCGGGTGAATCCGGTATATTTACACGACATAAGAAAACAGCTGCGCGCGACATTGGGCGTCGCCGACAGCATTGCACACCAAACCAACGAGGGATAA
- the dapF gene encoding diaminopimelate epimerase: MRLKFSKMHGLGNDFVVIDGVRQTVTLDTHRIKQLADRHFGIGFDQMLLVEAPHAPENDFRYRIFNSDGNEVEQCGNGARCFVRFVTDQKLTNKSAIRVETAKGVIVPELHADGRIVVDMGVPRLSAADIPFLADGEAVEHELELEGGVRVSITAVSMGNPHAVQVVDDVDTAPVAALGALIERHPRFPARVNAGFMQIVSRNKVRLRVFERGAGETLACGTGACAAVVTGILRGLLDARVQVETRGGHLTIEWKGPGTPVRMTGPASTVFTGEIEV; encoded by the coding sequence ATGAGACTGAAATTCAGCAAGATGCACGGATTGGGTAATGACTTCGTCGTGATCGACGGCGTGCGCCAAACCGTCACCCTGGATACACATCGCATCAAGCAATTGGCCGACCGCCATTTCGGTATCGGTTTTGACCAGATGCTGCTCGTTGAGGCCCCCCACGCCCCGGAAAACGATTTTCGCTATCGCATATTCAACAGCGACGGCAACGAGGTCGAGCAATGCGGCAATGGCGCGCGCTGCTTTGTCCGCTTCGTCACGGACCAGAAACTGACCAATAAAAGCGCGATCCGGGTGGAAACCGCGAAAGGCGTGATCGTGCCGGAACTGCACGCCGACGGGCGCATCGTGGTGGACATGGGCGTGCCACGGCTCTCCGCCGCCGACATTCCGTTCCTGGCCGATGGCGAGGCGGTCGAGCACGAATTGGAACTGGAGGGCGGCGTCCGCGTGAGCATCACCGCCGTCTCCATGGGCAACCCCCATGCGGTACAGGTCGTTGACGATGTCGACACGGCCCCCGTGGCCGCGCTGGGCGCCCTGATCGAGCGCCATCCCCGCTTTCCCGCCCGGGTCAACGCCGGGTTCATGCAAATCGTTTCGCGCAACAAAGTGCGCTTGCGGGTCTTCGAACGGGGCGCCGGCGAGACGCTCGCCTGCGGGACGGGCGCCTGCGCCGCCGTGGTGACCGGCATCCTGCGGGGCTTGCTGGACGCCAGAGTGCAGGTGGAAACCCGCGGCGGCCACCTGACCATCGAATGGAAGGGGCCGGGCACGCCGGTGCGCATGACGGGCCCCGCCTCCACCGTATTCACCGGCGAGATCGAAGTCTGA
- a CDS encoding DUF484 family protein: MHSDDVLAFLDSHPDFLTHHAERFGLRAAPQERVVVSFAERQLLDMKDRIRQLESRLHQLVRHGEANDLIQARSHRLALGLMQARSTESVLAAVSKGLLDIFQIDRVALRLWHPQAETRTPSCTTTRADIQLLARNLSAPSCGPYANDEVLSWFPPVPVLQSFAQIALREESGEPFGLLVLASDNADRFTFDMHTHYLAQMGEMVSAALLRTLGAE, translated from the coding sequence ATGCACAGCGATGACGTGCTCGCTTTTCTGGATAGCCATCCGGACTTCCTGACGCATCATGCCGAACGTTTCGGCCTGCGCGCCGCCCCTCAGGAACGGGTTGTCGTTTCCTTCGCCGAAAGGCAACTGCTGGACATGAAAGACCGGATCCGGCAACTGGAATCCCGGCTGCATCAACTGGTACGGCATGGCGAGGCCAATGACCTCATCCAGGCAAGAAGCCACAGGTTAGCGCTCGGACTTATGCAAGCCAGGAGCACGGAGAGTGTGCTCGCCGCCGTAAGCAAAGGTCTGCTGGACATTTTTCAGATCGACCGCGTCGCCTTGCGTCTGTGGCACCCTCAAGCCGAAACGCGCACACCGTCCTGCACGACCACCCGCGCGGACATCCAGCTTCTGGCGCGCAATCTTTCCGCCCCCAGCTGCGGCCCTTATGCCAACGACGAGGTGCTAAGCTGGTTCCCGCCGGTGCCGGTCCTGCAGTCCTTCGCCCAGATCGCCTTGCGGGAAGAGAGCGGCGAGCCGTTCGGTCTTCTGGTGCTCGCCAGCGACAACGCCGATCGGTTCACCTTCGACATGCACACCCACTACCTCGCGCAGATGGGCGAGATGGTCTCGGCGGCGCTGCTGCGCACCCTCGGCGCGGAGTGA
- a CDS encoding dTDP-4-dehydrorhamnose 3,5-epimerase family protein codes for MVFEKISDQVCRERFSIDGLQFEPNVVQDIDGPCGWFTKKLISSEGPLISDFVTHEATFRYSTFGIHIGQDDRLTFMGENGQRIHGYFVDCREGSPTLHKLVALDFSPGFHRHLVIPRGVAHTFDNLEHIVTRDEPVWYSDENNPAWNVDNDLISVIRDTEPSAFPVVRANKHRLPDEAHRFLSRLSQTLLESPKSYLARFPVKIGGAEQFVMFEPKSWANDESELEALLNVPIIAGVEVRRNRYALTGPKSWTLVPNTAACVADILLLPATVGESALQHCHARTRKWYTFLNHQGVTIEFDFVDRRGDSSTFGTRSRLCTTCDPRISIAIDHGIAYSVRCPKDVLVRCEHEVFVDQNEPRTDIPMFNQDLMSVPADELGSELLLPKLRCPDVVVYQMAKLEQQAVVAA; via the coding sequence ATGGTTTTTGAAAAAATCTCAGATCAAGTATGCCGCGAACGTTTTAGCATTGATGGCCTACAATTTGAACCAAATGTCGTCCAGGACATCGATGGACCCTGCGGATGGTTTACGAAAAAACTGATATCAAGTGAAGGCCCTCTTATTTCAGACTTTGTAACCCACGAAGCAACATTTCGGTACTCGACTTTTGGTATTCACATCGGCCAAGATGACCGGCTCACATTCATGGGGGAGAACGGCCAGAGAATCCATGGGTATTTCGTTGACTGTCGGGAAGGCAGTCCAACGCTGCACAAACTAGTGGCCCTTGATTTCTCGCCTGGCTTTCATCGCCACCTCGTTATTCCTCGAGGCGTAGCTCATACGTTCGATAACCTGGAACACATCGTTACACGTGATGAACCGGTTTGGTACTCCGATGAGAATAATCCGGCGTGGAATGTGGACAACGACCTAATCTCTGTCATTCGAGACACCGAACCGAGTGCATTTCCGGTCGTTCGCGCAAATAAGCACCGTCTTCCTGACGAAGCACACCGATTCCTGTCGCGGCTCTCGCAGACACTCCTTGAGAGCCCGAAGAGTTATTTGGCCAGGTTCCCAGTGAAGATCGGTGGTGCTGAACAGTTCGTCATGTTCGAGCCCAAATCGTGGGCCAACGACGAGAGTGAACTCGAAGCACTGCTCAACGTACCCATCATTGCTGGTGTTGAGGTGAGGCGCAACCGTTACGCGCTCACAGGCCCAAAGTCGTGGACGCTTGTGCCCAACACGGCGGCGTGCGTGGCCGACATCCTGCTTCTCCCCGCTACGGTTGGCGAGAGCGCACTACAACATTGCCACGCCCGCACTAGAAAGTGGTACACGTTTCTAAACCACCAGGGTGTCACCATCGAGTTCGACTTTGTGGATCGTCGAGGTGATTCGTCAACGTTTGGGACGAGATCTCGCCTCTGCACGACTTGCGACCCGCGCATTAGCATTGCCATTGATCATGGTATAGCGTACTCAGTTCGGTGTCCTAAGGATGTCCTCGTTCGTTGCGAGCATGAAGTGTTTGTTGATCAAAATGAGCCTCGCACCGACATACCCATGTTTAACCAGGATCTGATGTCTGTTCCCGCCGATGAGCTCGGTTCGGAACTATTGCTACCTAAGCTGCGTTGTCCTGATGTTGTTGTCTATCAGATGGCGAAGCTGGAACAGCAGGCGGTAGTCGCCGCTTAG
- a CDS encoding MFS transporter: MTFIALGVFLALSEAIYDLAFANMAYTITGKTLSVTTTYAVGYGAEILVTLLGAGFIDRFNKWRLFLATQAANIIVFALAAVLLSRENPTVATVWFFAFFVDLIHQYSRLIVFALVPFLFAKDEIPRLNGMLAVCNGVAKALGPVVGAIAILYVGLPASLLGSIAFMVGALVLTMALGVMSQASTIPAIVSVPEERFRDRLQESVFGASRAAYQLLALPRWRWFLASYSSCVLVIGVLALLWIPLLRSFHGFSDAETGYLMSTGTFGAVIGGSMLRRHAQLSKLTSVLRAAHFVMAFGIFVAFVVRGNPYVVGIGMFAFHVGTTMYFRSTASAIQTNIPKDVIGSWYGAIDFISRFVGLAGILFAGWAFDAIGPYALYTALLVLLLVSVLNWRGSNHALESAPV, encoded by the coding sequence TTGACCTTCATCGCACTCGGGGTTTTTCTCGCGTTGTCCGAGGCCATATATGACTTGGCGTTTGCCAACATGGCCTACACGATTACCGGCAAGACCCTCTCCGTCACGACGACCTACGCGGTTGGGTATGGCGCGGAGATTCTTGTCACGCTTCTTGGTGCCGGTTTCATCGATCGCTTCAACAAGTGGCGGCTCTTTCTCGCGACGCAGGCGGCCAACATCATCGTCTTTGCGCTCGCGGCAGTCCTGCTTAGTCGCGAAAATCCGACCGTCGCTACGGTCTGGTTCTTTGCCTTTTTCGTTGATCTCATCCATCAATACTCACGCCTCATCGTCTTTGCGCTGGTGCCATTCCTCTTTGCGAAGGATGAGATTCCAAGGCTTAACGGCATGCTGGCCGTGTGCAACGGCGTCGCCAAGGCGCTCGGTCCGGTTGTCGGCGCGATTGCAATTCTCTATGTCGGTCTTCCCGCGTCGCTTCTGGGTTCGATCGCCTTCATGGTCGGCGCGCTGGTTCTGACGATGGCCCTCGGAGTGATGAGTCAAGCCTCCACTATCCCGGCGATTGTCAGTGTTCCCGAAGAACGTTTCAGAGATCGACTCCAAGAGAGCGTGTTCGGTGCGTCGCGAGCCGCGTATCAACTGCTTGCCCTTCCTCGCTGGCGCTGGTTCCTCGCGTCGTACTCAAGCTGTGTGCTCGTCATCGGCGTCCTCGCACTCCTCTGGATTCCCCTGCTCCGCAGTTTCCATGGATTCTCGGATGCCGAGACCGGCTACCTCATGAGCACGGGAACATTCGGTGCCGTCATCGGGGGAAGCATGCTGCGGCGACATGCACAACTCTCGAAGCTCACCTCGGTGTTGCGCGCTGCCCACTTCGTCATGGCGTTCGGTATATTCGTCGCTTTTGTCGTGCGTGGCAATCCTTATGTCGTGGGCATTGGAATGTTCGCCTTCCACGTGGGAACGACGATGTATTTCCGCAGTACGGCGAGTGCGATTCAAACGAACATACCGAAGGATGTTATTGGCAGTTGGTACGGAGCCATCGACTTCATCAGCCGCTTCGTTGGTCTTGCCGGCATCCTGTTTGCAGGCTGGGCGTTCGACGCCATCGGCCCCTACGCGTTGTACACCGCATTGCTGGTACTGCTCCTCGTCAGCGTGCTTAACTGGCGCGGCAGCAACCATGCACTTGAGAGCGCTCCTGTTTGA